The proteins below are encoded in one region of Rhododendron vialii isolate Sample 1 chromosome 7a, ASM3025357v1:
- the LOC131332220 gene encoding uncharacterized protein LOC131332220 isoform X1, translated as MQRFCVEIRNMPRKVNYGVDYDEDDYDDGYEDYDYDYDVPENFEAPETKQQTTRPGVWRCPICTFDNEDSMSSCDICGVLRNPLVNTRSGIKNSTVDGMSKYSGASVMAKSLFESLQHSTPNKTLTLQQLTDEFVMDECNSSSPFKFDAPSPDDLVSKGLRSSKAVLKANNNKLSSSDVTSSVTEKKTAVGLPSNGKRFASSSALMSEDSYSSVGENASSPSNGVQQQSLLTSLNNISLNVKPGSSKNVNAGRVISNAHYKPEKWMLPEPVEDRLTQLNLAIVGHVDSGKSTLSGRLLQLSGRISQKEMHKYEKEAKLQGKGSFAYAWALDESAEERERGITMTVAVAYFDSKRYHVVLLDSPGHKDFVPNMISGATQADAAILVIDASVGSFEAGMDISGGQTREHAQLIRSFGADQIIVAINKMDVVEYSKERFDAIKMQVGTFLRSCGFKDSSVSWVPLSAIENQNLVVAASDSRLLSWYKGPSLLGAIDSLRPPARDYSKPLVMPICDVIKLPPQGLVSACGKLEAGALRNGSKVLVMPSGDIGTVRSLERDSQSCTIARAGDNVAVCLLGTDASQVMAGGVLCHPDFPVAVAKHLELKILTLDVATPILIGFQLEFHIHHAREAARVVKILSLLDSRTGKVTKKAPRCLLAKQSAVVEVALQEAVCVEEFSTCKALGRVFLRAFGRTIAVGVVTRIIEEQRE; from the exons attttgtgtaGAGATTAGGAACATGCCTCGAAAAGTAAATTATGGAGTTGATTATGATGAAGACGACTACGATGATGGCTATGAAGATTACGACTATGATTACGACGTGCCAGAAAACT TTGAAGCACCTGAGACAAAGCAGCAGACCACAAGGCCTGGGGTTTGGCGTTGCCCCATCTGCACATTTGATAATGAAGATAGTATGTCTTCATGTGATATATGTGGGGTTCTCCGTAATCCTCTAGTTAATACTCGCAGTGGTATCAAAAATAGTACAG TTGATGGCATGAGCAAATATTCTGGAGCATCCGTAATGGCCAAGTCTCTTTTTGAATCATTGCAGCATTCGACACCCAACAAGACTCTAACTCTACAGCAACTCACTGATGAGTTTGTGATGGATGAGTGCAATAGCTCCT CCCCTTTCAAGTTTGATGCCCCGTCGCCAGATGATTTGGTATCAAAGGGATTGCGTTCGTCCAAAGCAGTTTTAAAAG CCAATAATAACAAGTTATCGTCTTCAGACGTTACTTCTAGTGTCACAGAGAAGAAAACTGCAGTTGGATTGCCCTCCAATGGTAAAAGATTTGCTAGCTCTTCAGCATTAATGTCAGAAGATAGTTATAGCAGTGTAGGGGAGAATGCCAGCTCTCCATCAAATGGGGTTCAGCAACAAAGTCTTTTGACTAGTCTGAATAATATATCCTTGAATGTCAAACCTGGATCCTCAAAGAATGTTAATGCAGGAAGAGTTATATCAAATGCTCACTATAAACCCGAAAAATGGATGCTACCTGAGCCTGTAGAAGATAGACTGACGCAACTGAATCTTGCCATT GTTGGTCATGTAGATTCTGGAAAATCAACACTCTCAGGAAGGCTGCTGCAGCTCTCTGGGCGAATATCCCAGAAAGAAATGCACAAATATGAAAAAGAGGCTAAACTACAA GGGAAGGGCTCCTTTGCTTATGCATGGGCGTTGGATGAGAGTGCTGAAGAAAGGGAAAGGGGAATAACAATGACTGTGGCAGTTGCATATTTTGATTCAAAACGGTATCATGTTGTTCTGCTCGACTCTCCAGGCCATAAAGACTTTGTGCCAAACATGATATCTGGGGCAACTCAAGCAGATGCTGCAATTCTCGTTATAGATGCTTCGGTTGGTTCATTTGAAGCAGGTATGGACATCTCTGGAGGGCAAACAAGGGAGCATGCACAACTTATTAGAAGTTTTGGTGCTGATCAAATTATAGTTGCTATTAACAAAATGGATGTTGTGGAATACTCCAAGGAGCGTTTTGATGCAATTAAAATGCAAGTTGGGACATTTCTCCGGTCATGTGGTTTCAAAGATTCTTCTGTATCATGGGTCCCTTTGAGTGCCATTGAAAACCAAAATTTGGTGGTAGCTGCTTCTGATAGCCGATTGCTGTCCTG GTATAAGGGACCCTCACTGTTGGGTGCAATAGATTCTCTCCGGCCACCTGCTAGAGATTATTCAAAGCCTCTAGTGATGCCCATATGTGATGTTATCAAACTGCCACCGCAAGGGCTGGTGTCAGCATGTGGGAAATTGGAAGCTGGAGCGCTTCGAAATGGATCTAAG GTTCTAGTCATGCCATCAGGAGACATAGGTACGGTGCGTTCCTTGGAACGTGACTCTCAGTCTTGTACCATTGCAAGAGCTGGAGACAATGTGGCCGTTTGTTTGCTCGGCACTGATGCAAGTCAAGTGATGGCTGGGGGTGTGCTATGTCACCCCGATTTTCCAGTTGCAGTGGCAAAGCATTTGGAACTGAAGATTCTCACTTTGGATGTTGCAACCCCAATTTTAATAGGGTTCCAG TTGGAATTTCATATACACCACGCCAGGGAGGCTGCAAGAGTTGTAAAGATATTGTCATTGCTTGATTCAAGAACCGGGAAGGTGACGAAGAAGGCACCACGATGCTTATTAGCCAAGCAGAGTGCGGTTGTTGAG GTGGCTCTTCAAGAAGCAGTTTGCGTAGAAGAGTTCTCGACATGTAAAGCTCTTGGGAGGGTGTTCCTAAGGGCCTTTGGAAGAACAATTGCTGTTGGTGTCGTGACTCGGATAATAGAGGAGCAGCGGGAATAG
- the LOC131332220 gene encoding uncharacterized protein LOC131332220 isoform X3 — protein sequence MPRKVNYGVDYDEDDYDDGYEDYDYDYDVPENFEAPETKQQTTRPGVWRCPICTFDNEDSMSSCDICGVLRNPLVNTRSGIKNSTVDGMSKYSGASVMAKSLFESLQHSTPNKTLTLQQLTDEFVMDECNSSSPFKFDAPSPDDLVSKGLRSSKAVLKANNNKLSSSDVTSSVTEKKTAVGLPSNGKRFASSSALMSEDSYSSVGENASSPSNGVQQQSLLTSLNNISLNVKPGSSKNVNAGRVISNAHYKPEKWMLPEPVEDRLTQLNLAIVGHVDSGKSTLSGRLLQLSGRISQKEMHKYEKEAKLQGKGSFAYAWALDESAEERERGITMTVAVAYFDSKRYHVVLLDSPGHKDFVPNMISGATQADAAILVIDASVGSFEAGMDISGGQTREHAQLIRSFGADQIIVAINKMDVVEYSKERFDAIKMQVGTFLRSCGFKDSSVSWVPLSAIENQNLVVAASDSRLLSWYKGPSLLGAIDSLRPPARDYSKPLVMPICDVIKLPPQGLVSACGKLEAGALRNGSKVLVMPSGDIGTVRSLERDSQSCTIARAGDNVAVCLLGTDASQVMAGGVLCHPDFPVAVAKHLELKILTLDVATPILIGFQLEFHIHHAREAARVVKILSLLDSRTGKVTKKAPRCLLAKQSAVVEVALQEAVCVEEFSTCKALGRVFLRAFGRTIAVGVVTRIIEEQRE from the exons ATGCCTCGAAAAGTAAATTATGGAGTTGATTATGATGAAGACGACTACGATGATGGCTATGAAGATTACGACTATGATTACGACGTGCCAGAAAACT TTGAAGCACCTGAGACAAAGCAGCAGACCACAAGGCCTGGGGTTTGGCGTTGCCCCATCTGCACATTTGATAATGAAGATAGTATGTCTTCATGTGATATATGTGGGGTTCTCCGTAATCCTCTAGTTAATACTCGCAGTGGTATCAAAAATAGTACAG TTGATGGCATGAGCAAATATTCTGGAGCATCCGTAATGGCCAAGTCTCTTTTTGAATCATTGCAGCATTCGACACCCAACAAGACTCTAACTCTACAGCAACTCACTGATGAGTTTGTGATGGATGAGTGCAATAGCTCCT CCCCTTTCAAGTTTGATGCCCCGTCGCCAGATGATTTGGTATCAAAGGGATTGCGTTCGTCCAAAGCAGTTTTAAAAG CCAATAATAACAAGTTATCGTCTTCAGACGTTACTTCTAGTGTCACAGAGAAGAAAACTGCAGTTGGATTGCCCTCCAATGGTAAAAGATTTGCTAGCTCTTCAGCATTAATGTCAGAAGATAGTTATAGCAGTGTAGGGGAGAATGCCAGCTCTCCATCAAATGGGGTTCAGCAACAAAGTCTTTTGACTAGTCTGAATAATATATCCTTGAATGTCAAACCTGGATCCTCAAAGAATGTTAATGCAGGAAGAGTTATATCAAATGCTCACTATAAACCCGAAAAATGGATGCTACCTGAGCCTGTAGAAGATAGACTGACGCAACTGAATCTTGCCATT GTTGGTCATGTAGATTCTGGAAAATCAACACTCTCAGGAAGGCTGCTGCAGCTCTCTGGGCGAATATCCCAGAAAGAAATGCACAAATATGAAAAAGAGGCTAAACTACAA GGGAAGGGCTCCTTTGCTTATGCATGGGCGTTGGATGAGAGTGCTGAAGAAAGGGAAAGGGGAATAACAATGACTGTGGCAGTTGCATATTTTGATTCAAAACGGTATCATGTTGTTCTGCTCGACTCTCCAGGCCATAAAGACTTTGTGCCAAACATGATATCTGGGGCAACTCAAGCAGATGCTGCAATTCTCGTTATAGATGCTTCGGTTGGTTCATTTGAAGCAGGTATGGACATCTCTGGAGGGCAAACAAGGGAGCATGCACAACTTATTAGAAGTTTTGGTGCTGATCAAATTATAGTTGCTATTAACAAAATGGATGTTGTGGAATACTCCAAGGAGCGTTTTGATGCAATTAAAATGCAAGTTGGGACATTTCTCCGGTCATGTGGTTTCAAAGATTCTTCTGTATCATGGGTCCCTTTGAGTGCCATTGAAAACCAAAATTTGGTGGTAGCTGCTTCTGATAGCCGATTGCTGTCCTG GTATAAGGGACCCTCACTGTTGGGTGCAATAGATTCTCTCCGGCCACCTGCTAGAGATTATTCAAAGCCTCTAGTGATGCCCATATGTGATGTTATCAAACTGCCACCGCAAGGGCTGGTGTCAGCATGTGGGAAATTGGAAGCTGGAGCGCTTCGAAATGGATCTAAG GTTCTAGTCATGCCATCAGGAGACATAGGTACGGTGCGTTCCTTGGAACGTGACTCTCAGTCTTGTACCATTGCAAGAGCTGGAGACAATGTGGCCGTTTGTTTGCTCGGCACTGATGCAAGTCAAGTGATGGCTGGGGGTGTGCTATGTCACCCCGATTTTCCAGTTGCAGTGGCAAAGCATTTGGAACTGAAGATTCTCACTTTGGATGTTGCAACCCCAATTTTAATAGGGTTCCAG TTGGAATTTCATATACACCACGCCAGGGAGGCTGCAAGAGTTGTAAAGATATTGTCATTGCTTGATTCAAGAACCGGGAAGGTGACGAAGAAGGCACCACGATGCTTATTAGCCAAGCAGAGTGCGGTTGTTGAG GTGGCTCTTCAAGAAGCAGTTTGCGTAGAAGAGTTCTCGACATGTAAAGCTCTTGGGAGGGTGTTCCTAAGGGCCTTTGGAAGAACAATTGCTGTTGGTGTCGTGACTCGGATAATAGAGGAGCAGCGGGAATAG
- the LOC131332220 gene encoding uncharacterized protein LOC131332220 isoform X4 produces the protein MVLGRLNILMFMILRHKVLPVKEAKTCKVEAPETKQQTTRPGVWRCPICTFDNEDSMSSCDICGVLRNPLVNTRSGIKNSTVDGMSKYSGASVMAKSLFESLQHSTPNKTLTLQQLTDEFVMDECNSSSPFKFDAPSPDDLVSKGLRSSKAVLKANNNKLSSSDVTSSVTEKKTAVGLPSNGKRFASSSALMSEDSYSSVGENASSPSNGVQQQSLLTSLNNISLNVKPGSSKNVNAGRVISNAHYKPEKWMLPEPVEDRLTQLNLAIVGHVDSGKSTLSGRLLQLSGRISQKEMHKYEKEAKLQGKGSFAYAWALDESAEERERGITMTVAVAYFDSKRYHVVLLDSPGHKDFVPNMISGATQADAAILVIDASVGSFEAGMDISGGQTREHAQLIRSFGADQIIVAINKMDVVEYSKERFDAIKMQVGTFLRSCGFKDSSVSWVPLSAIENQNLVVAASDSRLLSWYKGPSLLGAIDSLRPPARDYSKPLVMPICDVIKLPPQGLVSACGKLEAGALRNGSKVLVMPSGDIGTVRSLERDSQSCTIARAGDNVAVCLLGTDASQVMAGGVLCHPDFPVAVAKHLELKILTLDVATPILIGFQLEFHIHHAREAARVVKILSLLDSRTGKVTKKAPRCLLAKQSAVVEVALQEAVCVEEFSTCKALGRVFLRAFGRTIAVGVVTRIIEEQRE, from the exons TTGAAGCACCTGAGACAAAGCAGCAGACCACAAGGCCTGGGGTTTGGCGTTGCCCCATCTGCACATTTGATAATGAAGATAGTATGTCTTCATGTGATATATGTGGGGTTCTCCGTAATCCTCTAGTTAATACTCGCAGTGGTATCAAAAATAGTACAG TTGATGGCATGAGCAAATATTCTGGAGCATCCGTAATGGCCAAGTCTCTTTTTGAATCATTGCAGCATTCGACACCCAACAAGACTCTAACTCTACAGCAACTCACTGATGAGTTTGTGATGGATGAGTGCAATAGCTCCT CCCCTTTCAAGTTTGATGCCCCGTCGCCAGATGATTTGGTATCAAAGGGATTGCGTTCGTCCAAAGCAGTTTTAAAAG CCAATAATAACAAGTTATCGTCTTCAGACGTTACTTCTAGTGTCACAGAGAAGAAAACTGCAGTTGGATTGCCCTCCAATGGTAAAAGATTTGCTAGCTCTTCAGCATTAATGTCAGAAGATAGTTATAGCAGTGTAGGGGAGAATGCCAGCTCTCCATCAAATGGGGTTCAGCAACAAAGTCTTTTGACTAGTCTGAATAATATATCCTTGAATGTCAAACCTGGATCCTCAAAGAATGTTAATGCAGGAAGAGTTATATCAAATGCTCACTATAAACCCGAAAAATGGATGCTACCTGAGCCTGTAGAAGATAGACTGACGCAACTGAATCTTGCCATT GTTGGTCATGTAGATTCTGGAAAATCAACACTCTCAGGAAGGCTGCTGCAGCTCTCTGGGCGAATATCCCAGAAAGAAATGCACAAATATGAAAAAGAGGCTAAACTACAA GGGAAGGGCTCCTTTGCTTATGCATGGGCGTTGGATGAGAGTGCTGAAGAAAGGGAAAGGGGAATAACAATGACTGTGGCAGTTGCATATTTTGATTCAAAACGGTATCATGTTGTTCTGCTCGACTCTCCAGGCCATAAAGACTTTGTGCCAAACATGATATCTGGGGCAACTCAAGCAGATGCTGCAATTCTCGTTATAGATGCTTCGGTTGGTTCATTTGAAGCAGGTATGGACATCTCTGGAGGGCAAACAAGGGAGCATGCACAACTTATTAGAAGTTTTGGTGCTGATCAAATTATAGTTGCTATTAACAAAATGGATGTTGTGGAATACTCCAAGGAGCGTTTTGATGCAATTAAAATGCAAGTTGGGACATTTCTCCGGTCATGTGGTTTCAAAGATTCTTCTGTATCATGGGTCCCTTTGAGTGCCATTGAAAACCAAAATTTGGTGGTAGCTGCTTCTGATAGCCGATTGCTGTCCTG GTATAAGGGACCCTCACTGTTGGGTGCAATAGATTCTCTCCGGCCACCTGCTAGAGATTATTCAAAGCCTCTAGTGATGCCCATATGTGATGTTATCAAACTGCCACCGCAAGGGCTGGTGTCAGCATGTGGGAAATTGGAAGCTGGAGCGCTTCGAAATGGATCTAAG GTTCTAGTCATGCCATCAGGAGACATAGGTACGGTGCGTTCCTTGGAACGTGACTCTCAGTCTTGTACCATTGCAAGAGCTGGAGACAATGTGGCCGTTTGTTTGCTCGGCACTGATGCAAGTCAAGTGATGGCTGGGGGTGTGCTATGTCACCCCGATTTTCCAGTTGCAGTGGCAAAGCATTTGGAACTGAAGATTCTCACTTTGGATGTTGCAACCCCAATTTTAATAGGGTTCCAG TTGGAATTTCATATACACCACGCCAGGGAGGCTGCAAGAGTTGTAAAGATATTGTCATTGCTTGATTCAAGAACCGGGAAGGTGACGAAGAAGGCACCACGATGCTTATTAGCCAAGCAGAGTGCGGTTGTTGAG GTGGCTCTTCAAGAAGCAGTTTGCGTAGAAGAGTTCTCGACATGTAAAGCTCTTGGGAGGGTGTTCCTAAGGGCCTTTGGAAGAACAATTGCTGTTGGTGTCGTGACTCGGATAATAGAGGAGCAGCGGGAATAG
- the LOC131332220 gene encoding uncharacterized protein LOC131332220 isoform X2, with amino-acid sequence MRILELKHKIVLYTLSSPISAKLGSGLIIWFWAGSTSSFEAPETKQQTTRPGVWRCPICTFDNEDSMSSCDICGVLRNPLVNTRSGIKNSTVDGMSKYSGASVMAKSLFESLQHSTPNKTLTLQQLTDEFVMDECNSSSPFKFDAPSPDDLVSKGLRSSKAVLKANNNKLSSSDVTSSVTEKKTAVGLPSNGKRFASSSALMSEDSYSSVGENASSPSNGVQQQSLLTSLNNISLNVKPGSSKNVNAGRVISNAHYKPEKWMLPEPVEDRLTQLNLAIVGHVDSGKSTLSGRLLQLSGRISQKEMHKYEKEAKLQGKGSFAYAWALDESAEERERGITMTVAVAYFDSKRYHVVLLDSPGHKDFVPNMISGATQADAAILVIDASVGSFEAGMDISGGQTREHAQLIRSFGADQIIVAINKMDVVEYSKERFDAIKMQVGTFLRSCGFKDSSVSWVPLSAIENQNLVVAASDSRLLSWYKGPSLLGAIDSLRPPARDYSKPLVMPICDVIKLPPQGLVSACGKLEAGALRNGSKVLVMPSGDIGTVRSLERDSQSCTIARAGDNVAVCLLGTDASQVMAGGVLCHPDFPVAVAKHLELKILTLDVATPILIGFQLEFHIHHAREAARVVKILSLLDSRTGKVTKKAPRCLLAKQSAVVEVALQEAVCVEEFSTCKALGRVFLRAFGRTIAVGVVTRIIEEQRE; translated from the exons TTGAAGCACCTGAGACAAAGCAGCAGACCACAAGGCCTGGGGTTTGGCGTTGCCCCATCTGCACATTTGATAATGAAGATAGTATGTCTTCATGTGATATATGTGGGGTTCTCCGTAATCCTCTAGTTAATACTCGCAGTGGTATCAAAAATAGTACAG TTGATGGCATGAGCAAATATTCTGGAGCATCCGTAATGGCCAAGTCTCTTTTTGAATCATTGCAGCATTCGACACCCAACAAGACTCTAACTCTACAGCAACTCACTGATGAGTTTGTGATGGATGAGTGCAATAGCTCCT CCCCTTTCAAGTTTGATGCCCCGTCGCCAGATGATTTGGTATCAAAGGGATTGCGTTCGTCCAAAGCAGTTTTAAAAG CCAATAATAACAAGTTATCGTCTTCAGACGTTACTTCTAGTGTCACAGAGAAGAAAACTGCAGTTGGATTGCCCTCCAATGGTAAAAGATTTGCTAGCTCTTCAGCATTAATGTCAGAAGATAGTTATAGCAGTGTAGGGGAGAATGCCAGCTCTCCATCAAATGGGGTTCAGCAACAAAGTCTTTTGACTAGTCTGAATAATATATCCTTGAATGTCAAACCTGGATCCTCAAAGAATGTTAATGCAGGAAGAGTTATATCAAATGCTCACTATAAACCCGAAAAATGGATGCTACCTGAGCCTGTAGAAGATAGACTGACGCAACTGAATCTTGCCATT GTTGGTCATGTAGATTCTGGAAAATCAACACTCTCAGGAAGGCTGCTGCAGCTCTCTGGGCGAATATCCCAGAAAGAAATGCACAAATATGAAAAAGAGGCTAAACTACAA GGGAAGGGCTCCTTTGCTTATGCATGGGCGTTGGATGAGAGTGCTGAAGAAAGGGAAAGGGGAATAACAATGACTGTGGCAGTTGCATATTTTGATTCAAAACGGTATCATGTTGTTCTGCTCGACTCTCCAGGCCATAAAGACTTTGTGCCAAACATGATATCTGGGGCAACTCAAGCAGATGCTGCAATTCTCGTTATAGATGCTTCGGTTGGTTCATTTGAAGCAGGTATGGACATCTCTGGAGGGCAAACAAGGGAGCATGCACAACTTATTAGAAGTTTTGGTGCTGATCAAATTATAGTTGCTATTAACAAAATGGATGTTGTGGAATACTCCAAGGAGCGTTTTGATGCAATTAAAATGCAAGTTGGGACATTTCTCCGGTCATGTGGTTTCAAAGATTCTTCTGTATCATGGGTCCCTTTGAGTGCCATTGAAAACCAAAATTTGGTGGTAGCTGCTTCTGATAGCCGATTGCTGTCCTG GTATAAGGGACCCTCACTGTTGGGTGCAATAGATTCTCTCCGGCCACCTGCTAGAGATTATTCAAAGCCTCTAGTGATGCCCATATGTGATGTTATCAAACTGCCACCGCAAGGGCTGGTGTCAGCATGTGGGAAATTGGAAGCTGGAGCGCTTCGAAATGGATCTAAG GTTCTAGTCATGCCATCAGGAGACATAGGTACGGTGCGTTCCTTGGAACGTGACTCTCAGTCTTGTACCATTGCAAGAGCTGGAGACAATGTGGCCGTTTGTTTGCTCGGCACTGATGCAAGTCAAGTGATGGCTGGGGGTGTGCTATGTCACCCCGATTTTCCAGTTGCAGTGGCAAAGCATTTGGAACTGAAGATTCTCACTTTGGATGTTGCAACCCCAATTTTAATAGGGTTCCAG TTGGAATTTCATATACACCACGCCAGGGAGGCTGCAAGAGTTGTAAAGATATTGTCATTGCTTGATTCAAGAACCGGGAAGGTGACGAAGAAGGCACCACGATGCTTATTAGCCAAGCAGAGTGCGGTTGTTGAG GTGGCTCTTCAAGAAGCAGTTTGCGTAGAAGAGTTCTCGACATGTAAAGCTCTTGGGAGGGTGTTCCTAAGGGCCTTTGGAAGAACAATTGCTGTTGGTGTCGTGACTCGGATAATAGAGGAGCAGCGGGAATAG